The Kitasatospora viridis DNA window CCGGCCAGGACCTCGGCGCGATCGCACATCCGCGCGAACCCCCGGTCGCGGACCAGCCGTGCGTGGACCTGCTGCTCCACCTCGCGCACCTGACGGGGGATCAGCACCGTGTTGCTGCCGGCCGACAGCGCCTCGGCGATCATGTTGGATCCGGCCGCGCCGATGAAGACGTCGCAGGCCCGCATGAGGTCCGGCATCCCGGGGCTGAACTCGACCACCGAGATCCACGGGTGGGCTTCGGCCAGGCGCCGCAGCTCGGCCGCCGCCTCGGGCTCCAGGTAAGGGCCGGTGACCAGGAGCGCCCGGTCCAGCGAGCGGCGGTTGGCGACCAGGGCGGTGACGATGCGGCGCCAGAGCTCCAGCGCCCCTTGGCCGCCGCCCATGCTGGCCACGGCCCAGCGGTCCTGGGCGTGCCACCCGAGCCGTTCCCGGACCGTCTGCCGGTCCGTCGGGTGGGGATCCGTCAGGTACCCGAGGTAGCGCACGCGGTCCAGCAGGTACGCCGGGACGTCGTAGTGCTGCTCCAGCTGGAACACCTCACTGGGCATGTGGACCGTCACGGCGTCGAAGTGTTCGGCGATCCACGAGGCCATCGGCTCCAGGAAGTACTTCCGGTTGGTCTTCTCCCGGTCGAACAGCACGCCGCGCAGGGTGAGCACGGAGCGCCTCGCGTGCCGGCCGCGCAGGGCCGGCACGAGTTCGGCCTCCTCGCCCTGGGGCAGGTGGTTCACCAGGAAGACATCGGGCCGGTAGTGGCGCAGGAGCACCTCGGCGAGCTCCTGACGCAGACCGAAGTGCTTCTCGGGCGCCAGGCCGAGTTTGCTGCGCAGGCCCCAACCCGCGGGCGAGTCGTAGTTGGCGAAGCCGGGCAGCCGGATCACGTCGACCTCGGCGGGGAGCAGGTCGAGCCCCCGGTAGGCACCGGTGAGCCCGGCGATGTGCACGTCGGGCAGGCCGTCGACCAGTGCGTGCGCGACCTTCGCCGACTCCGCGGTGTGCCCCAGACTGCGCCCGTTGTGCCAGTACATGGCGACTTTCATGGCTGCCTCTCCAACGATCGCGTGCACGCTTGCCGGGCGGCCGCGAGAGCGTTCGCGAAATCGACCACGGACCACTCCGGGCGCACCTGGAGCCGGCGCACGGTCAGCCGGGGGCCGGTGCCGGGCCAGTGCCCGCCGTCGGTGGAATAGGCGGTGCGGTAGTACTCGCCGACCACGGACCTGACCGCTCGGTTCGACGAGCCGAACGGGTAGCAGAACGAGCGCGGCGCGAAGCCGAAGGCCGCCGTGATGGCCGCGTGGTCGAGCCCCACCTCGGCACGCAGGTCGTCCTCGGGAAGGTCCGTCAGTTTCCGGTGCCGGTAACCGTGGGCGGCGATGTCGTAGCCGCAGTCCAACCAGCGCTGGACGTCACGGGCGCGGGCGAACACGTCGCTGGCGTGCGGGGTTTCGGCCGGCATCGTCGCGGCGTCCAGGTAGCTTCCGCAGACCGCCATCATCGCGGGGACCCCGTGGTGCCGCAGGACCGGCAGCGCGGTGTCGACGGTGTTGAGGTAGCCGTCGTCGAAGGTGACGAAGACGGCGTCCGAGGACGAACCGCGGCCGCACTCCAGGGTGTCGGGCAGGGGGGTGTCGGGCAAGGGGGTGTCCGGCGAGGAGCTGTCGGGCACGGGGGTGTCGAGCAGGCCGTCGGCCTGATCCGCCGTCAACAGGCGGGCTCCGCTGGCGGCGAGCCAGGTGATCTGGCGCTCGAACCGGTCCTGGGGGACGGACATCGGGTGACTGATGCGATCGTCCACCAAGTGGTACATGAGTGTGACGAACATCCGGCTCCCCGTGCATCGCAGGTAGGACGGCGCTTCGGAAAGGTCGTCAGTTTACGTACTGAATTTGCTCCGTGCGGAACAGACACGCAAGCAGCACGGCGCTGAACGGGTCACCGCGTCAGGACAGGGCCGCCCACCGGGGTGGCGGCGAGGCCGCGAAGAAGCGCAGCACGTTCAGCAGGCGGCTGACCGGGGGCGCGGTCCAGTGCCGGGCGTCGGGTTGCGGCCGGCCCCTGACCGCGCTGGCCAGGCCCCAGCTGAGGTGGTACCAGAGGATCCGGGCTTCGAGCCCGTCGTCAGTCCAGGAGGCCGACTGTTCGCGGTAGCCCTCCAGCACGGTCACGACGTCGAAGAGGGAGAGCTTGGCGAACTCCATTCCGGGCTCGGCCCAGCAGGCGTCGCCCCAGTCGACGACACCGCGCAGCGTTCCGTCGGCGGGGTCCACCAGCATGTTCTGCGGGGCGACGTCACCGTGCAGGAGGACCTTCTCCGGTTCGGTCGGGAACCGGCGGCCCAGTCTCCCGAACCAGTCCGTGAGCCAGTCGGCCGTCCCGCGGTCCAGGTATCCGTCCCGCGCCATCCGGTCGACCTCGCCGAAGGGGTCGCCGAGGTCGTCCTCGGGCAGGCCGTCCGGCACGCCCGCCGAGTCCCGGCGGATGCGGTGCAGCAGGGCGAGTTCGCGCCCGAGTTCGCGCAGGGCCTTGGCCCTGGCGTCTCCCCGCAGGTCGAGCTGGGCCAGGTCGGGGGCGGGCACGCGTTCGAGCACCATGTAGGGCGAGTCGACCAAGGTGCGGCTCTCGTCGAAGTCGACGATCGCCGGCGTCCGGACACCTGCCTGTCGGGCCAGCGGGATCACCATGGCCTCCTTGCGCAGGTCCGCGAGGAACTCCTCGCCGCGGCGTGGAACGCGCAGGAAGAGGTGCGGCCCGAGCCGGAAGGAGTGGTTGGCCACCCCTCCGGGCACCTGGGCCACCTCGTGCGGGGGGACGCCGTACCGGGCGGCGACGGCCACGAGGGCGGCCTGCGGGGGAGGTTCGTCGATCACGGGCGTCACCTCAGGGGTGGTCGGGCGCGGCGCTGGAGCAGGTCGGTGCGGTAGGTGTTGCCGTACCGCGTCACCGTGCGGCCCTCGATCCGCCGCAGGCCGGGAGCGGCGATGAAGGCCTCGTGGACCTCCTCGCCCGACAGCTTGTGCTCCGCACTGCCGTGCTGCCAGTGGACGAGGAGGACGTGTCCGCCGGGGCGCAGGCTGCAGGTGACGGTCGCGATCGTCGTGGACAGCTCGGCGGGCGAGAGGTAGTAGCAGACCTCGGAGAGGACGACCAGGTCGAACTGCGCCCGGTCCGGCAGGTCCTCCGGCACGCGCATGACCTGGAGATCCACCTGGGGGAGGCTTCCGCAGCGGATCCGGGCGCGGCGCACGGCCGAGGGGGAGCAGTCGACCGCCAGGAGCGACTCGCACCTGGGCGCGAGCAGCTCGGTCAGCGCTCCGACCCCACAGCCGACTTCGAAGGCCGAGCTCACCCGCTCGGTCGGAATCATCGCGAGGGTGTCGGCGAACTTCTCGCGTTCGTAGGGGCGCTGCAGGGTGCCCCACGGGTCCTCGTGCCGTGCATAGATCGTCTCGAAGTGTGCGGTGTCCGCGGGGTGTCGGCCGGGATTTTCCACAGGAATTCGCTCCCTGGCGGAGTGCTCGGGGCAGAAGGCTGCCAGAGTACCCCCGCATTGCCGTTCGGACACGAAATGACATCTGACGAGATGTTCGCGGGTCGGCTCTGATCTCCCTCGCCCACCCGTTCGGAGCATTCCCCTTGCTGAACATTCGTAGTCGAAGTTACTACTGGCCTCCCGGTGGTGCGCGCATTCCAGCGGCTTCCGGCACCCGATGCCGCGTCACTTCGTTCGTCCTCCTCCTATGCTGATGCCCGGTCAGCAAGTGGTGGACCGCACTCCAGGGAGGCCTTGTGAAGCACTCTCAGCGCGAACCGGCCGTCAGCGGCCGGCAGCCGTGGTCACCCCTGAAGGTCGTGGTCGTCGGCCAGGGCTACGTGGGACTGCCGCTGGCGGTCCGTGCCGCGGAGGTGGGGCACCGGGTCATCGGCTACGACGTGGACGTGGCCCGGGTGAAACGGCTGGTCATCGCCGAGTCCTACGTCGAGGACATCGCGTCCGAGCGGCTCGGCTCGCTCATCAGCTCCGGTGCCTACCGGGCCAGCACCGATCCGGCGGACTGCGCGTCGTTCGACGTCGCGGTGATCGCCGTGCCCACGCCGCTGCGGGACGGTGTGCCCGACCTCGGCTGCGTCGAGGAGTCCGCCCGGATGCTGGGCCGGTTCCTCCGGCCAGGAGCGACCGTGGTGCTGGAGTCGACCTCGTACCCCGGAACGACCGGTGAAGTGGTCCGTCCGATCCTGGAGTCCGCCTCCGGCCTGGTGGCGGGGGAGGACTTCCACCTCGGCTACAGCCCCGAGCGCATCGACCCGGGGAACGCCCGCTGGCACCTCGACAACACCCCGAAGGTGGTCTCCGGAATCGACTCGGGGTCCTTGGAGAAGGTGCGGGAGTTCTACGCCTCCGTCGTTGACAGGGTGGTCCCGGTCAGCAGCTGCGAGACGGCGGAGCTCACCAAGCTCCTGGAGAACACCTTCCGCTTCGTCAACATCGCGCTGATCAATGAGATCGCAATGTTCGCACACGAATTGCACATCGACGTGTGGGAGGCGATCGAAGCCGCCGACACCAAGCCCTACGGATATCTGCGCTTCGTCCCCGGGCCCGGCGTCGGCGGACACTGCCTGCCGGTCGATTCCAGCTACCTGTCCTGGCACATCGAACGCGTCCTCGGCCGCCGCTTCCGGTGCGTGGAACTCGCACAGGACATCAACGGTCAGATGCCGGAGTACGTGGTGCGCCGGCTCGTCGCGGCGCTCAATGTGCGAAAGCGCGCGATCAACGGCTCGTGCGTGCTGCTGCTCGGCCTGTCGTACAAGGCGAACACCGCCGACATGCGGGAGACGCCGGCCTTCGAGGTCGGGCGCATCCTCGCCCGGCTCGGCGCCGACGTGCGCTGGGCCGACCCGCACGTGCTGGAGGCGAACCACGGCTCGTGCGGCGATCTCCCGGACATGAGAATGGTCCACGCGACCGCGCAGGAACTCGCCGGGGCCGACGCGGTGGTCCTGCTCGCCGACCACGACGGGTTCGACTACGCCGAGATCGCGGCCCATGCGACGTACGTCCTCGACTGCCGGCGGCGACTCGCCGGGGCCAACATCGAGGCGCTGTGAAGGAACCCCATTGACATCCTCCCTGGCGTGAACGCCTGGGGTTCCCCTCAGCCTCGCGGCCGAGCCGCTGCGCGTGTGCGCTGCGGTGGGACGACTTCCTGCTTCACCGACGACTGCCCGCCCGGAGTGCTCCGTTGAGGTCTTACACCGTCTCCACAGGCGGCAACCGCCAGCCCGGCGGCCAGAATGTTGACGGCCGCGTTCACGTCCCGGTCATGGGTCGCACCGCAACCGCACGTCCACACACGGACGTTCAGCGGCATCTCGGACTGCACGACACCGCAGGCCGAGCACAGCTTCGAGGAGGGGAACCAGCGGTCCACGACCACCAGCTCCCGCCCGTACCATCCCGCCTTGTACTCCAGCATGGACCGCATCTCCGACCACGAAGCGTCGGAGACGGCACGAGCCAGCGTCCGGTTCCTGAGCATGTTCCGCACGGCCAGATCCTCGGCCACGATCGTTTGGGTCTCACGAACGAGTCGAGTGGTGAGCTTGTGCAGGAAGTCCCTGCGCCGGTCGGCGACCTTCGCATAAGCCCGGGCGACCTTGAGCCGGGCCTTCGCCCGGTTGTTGGAACCCTTGGCCTTGCGGGCGAGGATGCGCTGCGCCTTTGCAAGGCGTTCCCGGTCCCTGCGCTCGTGGCGGGGGTTGGCGATCTTCTCTCCGGTGGAGAGCGTCACCAGGCTGGTGATACCGGCGTCGATCCCGACCGCCGCGTTCACGGGCTCGGGCATCGTGGGCCGGTCCTGGCACAGCAGAGAGACGAACCAGCGCCCGGCCGCGTCCTGCGACACGGTCACCGTGGACGGCCGCGCGCCCGCCGGCAGCGGCCGGGACCACACGACGGCCAGCGGCTCGGTCATCTTCGCCAGGGTCAGCGAGCCGTCCCGGAAGCGGAACGCCGATCTGGTGTACTCGGCGGACCTGCGGGACTTCTTCCGGGACTTGAACGTCGGGTACTTCGCCCGCTTGTGCCAGAAGTTGACGA harbors:
- a CDS encoding glycosyltransferase family protein, which produces MKVAMYWHNGRSLGHTAESAKVAHALVDGLPDVHIAGLTGAYRGLDLLPAEVDVIRLPGFANYDSPAGWGLRSKLGLAPEKHFGLRQELAEVLLRHYRPDVFLVNHLPQGEEAELVPALRGRHARRSVLTLRGVLFDREKTNRKYFLEPMASWIAEHFDAVTVHMPSEVFQLEQHYDVPAYLLDRVRYLGYLTDPHPTDRQTVRERLGWHAQDRWAVASMGGGQGALELWRRIVTALVANRRSLDRALLVTGPYLEPEAAAELRRLAEAHPWISVVEFSPGMPDLMRACDVFIGAAGSNMIAEALSAGSNTVLIPRQVREVEQQVHARLVRDRGFARMCDRAEVLAGDLDEVLGEALRAPLQPEAAGLLGGARRYPKLVRALHEGSAW
- a CDS encoding polysaccharide deacetylase family protein produces the protein MFVTLMYHLVDDRISHPMSVPQDRFERQITWLAASGARLLTADQADGLLDTPVPDSSSPDTPLPDTPLPDTLECGRGSSSDAVFVTFDDGYLNTVDTALPVLRHHGVPAMMAVCGSYLDAATMPAETPHASDVFARARDVQRWLDCGYDIAAHGYRHRKLTDLPEDDLRAEVGLDHAAITAAFGFAPRSFCYPFGSSNRAVRSVVGEYYRTAYSTDGGHWPGTGPRLTVRRLQVRPEWSVVDFANALAAARQACTRSLERQP
- a CDS encoding phosphotransferase family protein, whose protein sequence is MIDEPPPQAALVAVAARYGVPPHEVAQVPGGVANHSFRLGPHLFLRVPRRGEEFLADLRKEAMVIPLARQAGVRTPAIVDFDESRTLVDSPYMVLERVPAPDLAQLDLRGDARAKALRELGRELALLHRIRRDSAGVPDGLPEDDLGDPFGEVDRMARDGYLDRGTADWLTDWFGRLGRRFPTEPEKVLLHGDVAPQNMLVDPADGTLRGVVDWGDACWAEPGMEFAKLSLFDVVTVLEGYREQSASWTDDGLEARILWYHLSWGLASAVRGRPQPDARHWTAPPVSRLLNVLRFFAASPPPRWAALS
- a CDS encoding class I SAM-dependent DNA methyltransferase gives rise to the protein MENPGRHPADTAHFETIYARHEDPWGTLQRPYEREKFADTLAMIPTERVSSAFEVGCGVGALTELLAPRCESLLAVDCSPSAVRRARIRCGSLPQVDLQVMRVPEDLPDRAQFDLVVLSEVCYYLSPAELSTTIATVTCSLRPGGHVLLVHWQHGSAEHKLSGEEVHEAFIAAPGLRRIEGRTVTRYGNTYRTDLLQRRARPPLR
- a CDS encoding nucleotide sugar dehydrogenase, which produces MKVVVVGQGYVGLPLAVRAAEVGHRVIGYDVDVARVKRLVIAESYVEDIASERLGSLISSGAYRASTDPADCASFDVAVIAVPTPLRDGVPDLGCVEESARMLGRFLRPGATVVLESTSYPGTTGEVVRPILESASGLVAGEDFHLGYSPERIDPGNARWHLDNTPKVVSGIDSGSLEKVREFYASVVDRVVPVSSCETAELTKLLENTFRFVNIALINEIAMFAHELHIDVWEAIEAADTKPYGYLRFVPGPGVGGHCLPVDSSYLSWHIERVLGRRFRCVELAQDINGQMPEYVVRRLVAALNVRKRAINGSCVLLLGLSYKANTADMRETPAFEVGRILARLGADVRWADPHVLEANHGSCGDLPDMRMVHATAQELAGADAVVLLADHDGFDYAEIAAHATYVLDCRRRLAGANIEAL
- a CDS encoding RNA-guided endonuclease InsQ/TnpB family protein, with translation MTVSHVRRAFKYRFYPTDAQAAELSRTFGCVRKVYNMALQARSEAWTLRRERVDYNATSAMLTAWKRTEELAYLCEVSSVPLQQALRHLQGAFVNFWHKRAKYPTFKSRKKSRRSAEYTRSAFRFRDGSLTLAKMTEPLAVVWSRPLPAGARPSTVTVSQDAAGRWFVSLLCQDRPTMPEPVNAAVGIDAGITSLVTLSTGEKIANPRHERRDRERLAKAQRILARKAKGSNNRAKARLKVARAYAKVADRRRDFLHKLTTRLVRETQTIVAEDLAVRNMLRNRTLARAVSDASWSEMRSMLEYKAGWYGRELVVVDRWFPSSKLCSACGVVQSEMPLNVRVWTCGCGATHDRDVNAAVNILAAGLAVAACGDGVRPQRSTPGGQSSVKQEVVPPQRTRAAARPRG